One region of Agelaius phoeniceus isolate bAgePho1 chromosome W unlocalized genomic scaffold, bAgePho1.hap1 SUPER_W_unloc_1, whole genome shotgun sequence genomic DNA includes:
- the LOC143692399 gene encoding olfactory receptor 14C36-like produces the protein MSNSSSIRHFLLLALADTRQLQLLHFCLLLGISLAALLGNGLIISAVACGHHLHTPMFFFLLNLALADLGSICTTVPKAMHNSLWDTSNISYTGCAAQLFFVLFFTGAELSLLTIMCYDRYVSICQPLHYGTLLGSRACAHMAAAAWASAFLYSLLHTANTFSLPLCHGNALGQFFCEIPQILKLSCSHSNFRDLGLIVVSCCLGFGCFVFIVFSYVQIFRAVLRIPSEQGRHKAFSTCLPHLAVLSLFLSTIIFAHLKPPSMSSPSLDLALSVLYSVVPPALNPLIYSLRNQELKAAGWRLMTGCFQKH, from the coding sequence atgtccaacagcagctccatcaggcacttcctcctgctggcattggcagacacgcggcagctgcagctcctgcacttctgcctcttgctgggcatctccctggctgccctcctgggcaacggcctcatcatcagcgccgtagcctgcggccaccacctgcacacgcccatgttcttcttcctgctcaacctggccctcgctgacctgggctccatctgcaccactgtccccaaagccatgcacaattccctctgggacaccagcaacatctcctacacaggatgtgctgctcagctctttttcgtTCTGTTCTTTACTggagcagagctttccctgctgaccatcatgtgctacgaccgctacgtgtccatctgccaacccctgcactacgggaccctcctgggcagcagagcttgtgcccacatggcagcagctgcctgggccagtgcctttctctattcactgctgcacacagccaatacattttccctgcccctgtgccatggcaatgctctgggccagttcttctgtgaaatcccacagatccttaagctctcctgctcacactccaaCTTCAGAGATCTGGGGCTCATTGTTGTTAGTTGCTGTTtaggttttggttgttttgtgttcattgttttctcctatgtgcagatcttcagggctgtgctgaggatcccctctgagcagggacggcacaaagccttttccacctgcctccctcacctggccgtgctctctctgttcctcagcactattatctttgctcacctgaagcccccctccatgtcctccccatccctggatctggccctgtcagttctgtactcggtggtgcccccagccctgaatcccctcatctacagcctgaggaaccaggagctcaaggctgcagggtggagactgatgactggatgctttcagaaacattaa